Proteins from one Acidiphilium multivorum AIU301 genomic window:
- a CDS encoding pyridoxamine 5'-phosphate oxidase family protein — protein MTGSNTPPLPFQDEDPAHHPAADFISAALARLASGARGRCSDFHVIGIATLGADGAPRLRSVVLRSFEPHGVRLTFHTDSRSAKFAELSRDRRAAILAYDAGAKLQIRIEGQVELHSDDADSAAVWRGLPDGARQIYRGARAPGMRAEPRVLDETIGEDEAERHFTVCRLTASMIDVLYLRAAGHRRAIGVMDGAGGLAAHWVAA, from the coding sequence ATGACCGGATCGAACACCCCACCCCTTCCATTTCAGGACGAAGATCCCGCCCATCATCCGGCAGCGGACTTCATCTCTGCCGCGCTGGCCCGCCTTGCCAGCGGCGCGCGCGGCCGGTGCAGCGATTTCCATGTCATCGGCATTGCGACGCTGGGTGCCGATGGTGCGCCCCGCCTGCGCTCCGTCGTGCTGCGCAGCTTCGAGCCACACGGCGTCCGGCTCACCTTCCACACCGACTCGCGATCCGCGAAGTTCGCCGAACTCTCCCGTGACCGGCGCGCCGCCATCCTCGCCTACGATGCCGGAGCGAAGCTGCAGATCCGGATCGAGGGGCAGGTCGAGCTGCATAGCGACGATGCGGACAGCGCTGCGGTCTGGCGCGGCCTGCCGGATGGCGCCCGTCAAATCTACCGCGGCGCGCGAGCGCCGGGCATGCGGGCCGAACCGCGCGTGCTCGATGAAACGATCGGCGAGGACGAAGCCGAGCGGCACTTCACCGTCTGCCGCCTCACCGCATCGATGATCGACGTGCTGTATCTGCGCGCCGCCGGCCATCGCCGCGCCATCGGCGTGATGGACGGCGCGGGCGGGCTGGCGGCGCACTGGGTCGCCGCCTGA
- a CDS encoding glutathione S-transferase, translating to MKLFHSPTSPYVRKVMACAIARDIDRRIELIPTNPHESPAALIANNPLSKVPCLVNDEGVALFDSRVICEYLDQIGDALPLFPASGSARWVALRYQAMGDGILDAAVGARMESMKPREAAREAFIERQMHAIDRTLAMLEQDPPGRMLDIGSIAVACALGYLDFRFAAREWRKSWPGLAAWFAAFGKEPAIARTEPPAA from the coding sequence ATGAAGCTCTTCCACTCCCCGACCAGCCCGTATGTCCGCAAGGTGATGGCCTGCGCGATTGCCCGCGACATCGACCGGAGGATCGAACTGATCCCGACCAATCCGCACGAAAGCCCCGCGGCGCTGATCGCGAACAATCCGCTCTCCAAGGTGCCCTGTCTGGTCAATGACGAGGGCGTGGCCCTCTTCGACAGCAGGGTGATCTGCGAATATCTCGACCAGATCGGCGATGCGCTGCCGCTGTTTCCTGCCAGCGGGTCGGCCAGATGGGTGGCGCTGCGCTACCAGGCGATGGGCGACGGCATTCTCGATGCCGCGGTCGGCGCCCGGATGGAGAGCATGAAGCCGAGGGAAGCCGCGCGCGAGGCCTTCATCGAGCGGCAGATGCACGCCATCGACCGGACCCTTGCGATGCTCGAACAGGATCCGCCGGGCCGGATGCTCGATATCGGGTCGATCGCGGTGGCCTGCGCGCTTGGTTATCTTGATTTCCGTTTCGCGGCACGGGAGTGGCGGAAGTCCTGGCCTGGCCTCGCCGCCTGGTTCGCCGCCTTCGGCAAGGAACCGGCCATCGCCCGGACCGAGCCGCCGGCGGCCTGA
- a CDS encoding phosphotransferase, translating to MSTESQPRLVEMLPQHRLDEARLFAYLAGHVEGFAEPATIRQFQGGQSNPTYLIETAARNYVLRKKPPGTLLPSAHQIDREFRIQSALAATDVPVAPMLHYCTDAAVIGTEFYVMGHVAGRVFHDVMMPGLAPEERGAIHRQIFETIAALHKVDYNAVGLTGFGRPDHYVARQIERWTKQYEASKTEDFAPMTDLIAWLRANIPERDESAIVHGDFRLGNMMIHPTEPRIVAVLDWELSTIGHPLADLAYCCMSYHLPPGSGPAMAGYQGVDLAELGLMSEAEALELYCRRTGRERIDNWRFFMGFSLFRSAAIVEGVYARALAGNAADQRAHRMHDVFLQVAKTGWNIVRGD from the coding sequence ATGAGCACGGAAAGCCAGCCGCGACTTGTCGAGATGCTGCCACAGCACAGGCTCGATGAGGCGAGGCTGTTCGCCTACCTGGCCGGCCATGTCGAGGGATTCGCGGAACCGGCGACGATCCGCCAGTTCCAGGGCGGGCAGTCGAACCCGACCTACCTGATCGAGACGGCGGCCCGGAACTATGTGCTGCGCAAGAAGCCGCCGGGAACCCTGCTGCCCTCGGCGCACCAGATCGACCGCGAATTCCGCATCCAGAGCGCGCTGGCCGCGACCGACGTGCCGGTGGCGCCGATGCTGCATTACTGCACCGATGCCGCGGTGATCGGCACCGAGTTCTACGTGATGGGTCACGTGGCGGGCCGGGTGTTTCACGACGTGATGATGCCCGGGCTTGCGCCGGAGGAGCGCGGCGCCATCCATCGGCAGATCTTCGAGACCATCGCGGCGCTGCACAAGGTCGACTACAACGCGGTGGGCCTGACCGGCTTCGGCCGGCCGGACCACTATGTCGCCCGCCAGATCGAGCGCTGGACGAAGCAGTACGAAGCCTCGAAGACCGAGGACTTCGCGCCGATGACCGACCTGATCGCCTGGCTGCGCGCCAACATTCCCGAGCGCGACGAGAGTGCGATCGTGCATGGCGACTTCCGGCTCGGCAACATGATGATCCACCCGACCGAGCCGCGGATCGTCGCCGTGCTGGACTGGGAGCTTTCGACCATCGGCCACCCGCTCGCGGATCTCGCGTATTGCTGCATGTCCTATCATCTGCCGCCCGGCTCCGGCCCGGCGATGGCGGGCTACCAGGGGGTGGATCTCGCGGAACTCGGCCTGATGAGCGAGGCCGAGGCGCTGGAGCTGTATTGCCGGCGGACGGGGCGCGAGCGGATCGACAACTGGCGGTTCTTCATGGGCTTCTCGCTGTTCCGCTCGGCGGCCATTGTCGAGGGCGTCTATGCCCGCGCGCTGGCCGGCAACGCGGCCGACCAGCGCGCGCATCGCATGCATGACGTGTTCCTGCAGGTCGCCAAGACCGGCTGGAACATCGTGCGCGGGGATTGA
- a CDS encoding acyl-CoA dehydrogenase family protein, whose protein sequence is MEFRYSAKTEALRQRVADFMAEHIYPNEQALFHTAHTQANQWKPLELLQEIKQKAKAAGLWNLFLPESEHGAGLTNVEYAPLAEIMGRSPFGPEAFNCSAPDTGNMEVLTRYGTPEQKEAWLKPLLAGEIRSAFAMTEPRVASSDAKNIETSIRREGDEYVIDGHKWWTSGAPDPRCRILIVMGQSDPENPDPYKRQSMILVPFPHPGVTMKRALPVFGDVDAPHGHAEMIFDKVRVPAANMLLGEGRGFEIAQGRLGPGRIHHCMRSIGVAERALERMVRRLESRTAFGKPVIEQSVWRERIAESRIMIDQARLLTLKAAHMMDTVGNKEARAEIAMIKVVAPNVACKVVDWAIQAFGGGGVADTWLSSAYAHQRTLRLADGPDEVHRDQLARLEHRRYRNTDPARTGGYPNVLIADGLSEPGQA, encoded by the coding sequence ATGGAGTTCCGTTATTCCGCCAAGACCGAGGCGCTGCGCCAGCGCGTTGCCGACTTCATGGCCGAGCACATCTATCCGAACGAACAGGCGCTGTTCCACACCGCCCACACCCAGGCCAACCAGTGGAAGCCGCTGGAGCTGCTGCAGGAGATCAAGCAGAAGGCGAAGGCGGCGGGGCTGTGGAACCTGTTTCTCCCCGAATCCGAGCATGGCGCCGGGCTGACCAACGTCGAATACGCGCCGCTCGCCGAAATCATGGGCCGCTCGCCCTTCGGCCCGGAAGCCTTCAACTGCTCCGCCCCCGATACCGGCAACATGGAAGTGCTGACCCGTTACGGAACACCGGAGCAAAAGGAAGCCTGGCTGAAGCCGCTGCTCGCCGGCGAGATCCGTTCCGCCTTCGCGATGACCGAGCCGCGCGTCGCCTCCTCGGATGCGAAGAACATCGAGACCTCGATCCGCCGCGAGGGCGACGAATACGTCATCGACGGCCATAAGTGGTGGACCTCCGGCGCGCCCGACCCGCGCTGCCGCATCCTGATCGTGATGGGCCAGTCCGACCCCGAGAACCCCGACCCCTACAAGCGCCAGTCGATGATCCTGGTGCCCTTCCCGCATCCGGGTGTGACGATGAAGCGCGCCCTGCCGGTGTTCGGCGATGTGGATGCCCCGCACGGCCATGCCGAGATGATCTTCGACAAGGTGCGGGTGCCGGCCGCCAACATGCTGCTCGGCGAGGGCCGCGGCTTCGAGATCGCCCAGGGCCGGCTCGGGCCGGGACGCATCCATCACTGCATGCGCTCGATCGGGGTGGCCGAGCGGGCGCTGGAGCGCATGGTCCGCCGGCTCGAAAGCCGCACCGCCTTCGGCAAGCCGGTCATCGAGCAGAGCGTCTGGCGCGAGCGCATCGCCGAAAGCCGCATCATGATCGACCAGGCCCGCCTGCTCACCCTCAAGGCCGCGCACATGATGGACACGGTAGGCAACAAGGAAGCCCGCGCCGAGATCGCGATGATCAAGGTCGTCGCCCCCAACGTCGCCTGCAAGGTGGTCGACTGGGCGATCCAGGCCTTCGGCGGCGGCGGCGTCGCCGATACCTGGCTCTCCTCGGCCTATGCGCACCAGCGCACGCTGCGTCTGGCCGACGGGCCGGACGAAGTGCATCGCGACCAGCTCGCCCGGCTTGAACACCGGCGCTACCGCAACACCGATCCGGCACGCACGGGCGGCTATCCGAATGTGCTGATCGCGGACGGGCTGTCCGAGCCGGGCCAGGCCTGA
- a CDS encoding NADPH:quinone oxidoreductase family protein gives MRAIRCEEWGGPETLRLRDIPDPVPQKGEVLIRIHAAGVNFPDVLIIQKKYQVQPELPFTPGAEIAGEIEAVGEGVTGYKPGDRVLALCSTGGFAEKIALDAHRCVPIPDSVSFEVAAGLMLAFGTSHHAVVDRGELKPGETILVLGAAGGVGLAAVDIAKAKGARVIAAASSEEKLEICRAHGADATINYGTGDLRAAIREHTGGKGPDVIFDPVGGHLAEPAFRSIAWRGRYLVIGFAEGTIPSLPLNLPLLKGASLVGVFWGEFARREPKNQIRMMEDLFAMLARGEIRPLVSKTYSLDQTDEALRDMAARRVTGKIVILP, from the coding sequence ATGCGCGCGATCCGCTGCGAGGAATGGGGCGGGCCGGAGACGCTGCGCCTGCGCGACATCCCCGATCCCGTCCCGCAGAAAGGCGAGGTGCTGATCCGGATTCACGCCGCCGGGGTGAATTTCCCCGACGTGCTGATCATCCAGAAAAAGTACCAGGTGCAGCCCGAACTGCCCTTCACCCCCGGCGCCGAAATCGCCGGGGAGATCGAGGCGGTCGGCGAGGGCGTCACCGGCTACAAGCCTGGTGACCGCGTGCTCGCCCTCTGCTCGACCGGCGGATTTGCGGAAAAGATCGCGCTCGACGCGCATCGCTGCGTGCCCATACCGGACAGCGTTTCGTTCGAGGTCGCCGCCGGGCTGATGCTCGCCTTCGGCACTTCGCACCACGCCGTCGTCGACCGCGGGGAACTCAAGCCCGGCGAGACGATCCTGGTTCTGGGTGCCGCCGGCGGCGTCGGTCTCGCCGCGGTGGATATCGCCAAGGCCAAGGGTGCCAGGGTGATCGCCGCCGCCTCGTCAGAGGAAAAGCTCGAGATCTGCCGCGCGCATGGCGCCGACGCCACGATCAATTACGGCACCGGGGACCTGCGGGCCGCGATCCGCGAACACACCGGCGGCAAGGGACCGGACGTCATCTTCGATCCCGTGGGCGGGCACCTGGCCGAGCCGGCCTTCCGCTCGATCGCCTGGCGCGGGCGCTATCTGGTGATCGGCTTCGCCGAAGGCACCATTCCGTCCTTGCCGCTCAACCTGCCGCTGCTCAAGGGCGCGTCGCTGGTCGGCGTGTTCTGGGGCGAGTTCGCCCGCCGCGAGCCGAAGAACCAGATCCGGATGATGGAAGACCTGTTCGCCATGCTGGCGCGCGGCGAAATCCGCCCGCTCGTGTCGAAAACCTACAGCCTCGACCAGACGGACGAGGCGCTGCGGGACATGGCGGCACGCCGCGTCACCGGAAAGATCGTGATCCTGCCATGA
- a CDS encoding SDR family oxidoreductase, producing the protein MKEFSNRVAVITGAGSGFGREFARIAAARGMRLALADIQPDALEAIAAELRAAGAEVLAERVDVSNAEAMERFADSVFAQYGNAHLLFNNAGVGGGGLLWEHSVRDWQWVLGVNLWGVIHGVRCFVPRMIANGDEGHIVNTASVAGLISAQTMGVYNVSKHGVVTLSETLFQDLRISGSILGVTVLCPAFVDTGIKDAARNRPAELANDAPPTASQRLAEEQTRKAVTSGRIGAPEVAARTFECIEEGRFYCLTHPKILGAVELRMQDLLNQRDPSDPFSLKREVAFKAPQN; encoded by the coding sequence ATGAAAGAGTTCAGCAACCGGGTTGCCGTCATCACCGGCGCGGGCAGCGGCTTCGGCCGCGAATTCGCCCGCATCGCCGCCGCCCGCGGCATGCGCCTCGCCCTCGCCGACATCCAGCCCGACGCGCTGGAGGCCATCGCCGCCGAACTGCGCGCGGCCGGCGCCGAGGTGCTGGCCGAACGCGTCGATGTCAGCAACGCCGAAGCGATGGAGCGGTTCGCGGATTCGGTGTTCGCGCAGTACGGCAACGCCCATCTGCTCTTCAACAATGCCGGCGTCGGCGGCGGCGGGCTGCTCTGGGAGCACTCGGTGCGCGACTGGCAATGGGTGCTCGGCGTCAACCTCTGGGGCGTGATCCACGGCGTGCGCTGCTTCGTCCCGCGCATGATCGCCAACGGCGACGAGGGCCACATCGTCAACACCGCCTCGGTCGCCGGGCTGATCTCGGCACAGACCATGGGCGTCTATAACGTCTCCAAACACGGTGTCGTCACGCTGTCGGAAACGCTGTTCCAGGATCTGCGGATTTCCGGATCGATCCTCGGCGTGACCGTGCTCTGCCCCGCCTTCGTCGATACCGGCATCAAGGATGCGGCGCGCAATCGCCCGGCCGAACTCGCCAACGACGCGCCGCCGACGGCCAGCCAGCGCCTGGCCGAGGAGCAGACCCGCAAGGCGGTCACCTCGGGGCGGATCGGCGCGCCGGAGGTTGCGGCCAGAACCTTCGAATGCATCGAAGAGGGACGCTTCTACTGCCTGACGCATCCGAAGATTCTCGGCGCGGTCGAACTGCGGATGCAGGATCTCCTGAACCAGCGCGACCCGAGCGACCCGTTCTCGCTCAAGCGGGAGGTCGCCTTCAAGGCGCCGCAGAACTGA
- the thiL gene encoding thiamine-phosphate kinase, which yields MSGEFGRIARYFAPLASAEALGLADDAALWTPPAGRQAVLTVDQMIEGVHFLPDDPADLVARKLMRRNLSDLAAMGARAEGYLLTTALRADTPETWLSAFAEGLAADQARFGLPLWGGDSSSTPGPVMTSITMIGSVEPGAALRRGGAVAGDALYVTGTIGDAVLGLHAARGEIADPTGHFRARRLLPEPRIGLALAGLVHAAIDVSDGLVQDLGHVCRASGCGAVIEADRVPLSPAARAAGPAWRETILTGGDDYELLIAAPAGSEHALRQACAGTPLTRIGHFVAGAPAVTAVDKDGRPVTLARTGWQHF from the coding sequence GTGAGCGGCGAGTTCGGCCGCATCGCCCGGTATTTCGCGCCGCTCGCCTCGGCGGAAGCGCTCGGCCTGGCCGACGATGCCGCGCTCTGGACGCCGCCGGCCGGGCGCCAGGCCGTGCTGACGGTGGATCAGATGATCGAGGGCGTGCACTTCCTGCCGGATGATCCCGCCGATCTGGTCGCCCGCAAGCTGATGCGCCGGAATCTTTCCGATCTCGCCGCCATGGGCGCGCGGGCGGAGGGATACCTGCTCACGACCGCCTTGCGCGCCGACACGCCCGAGACCTGGCTTTCGGCGTTTGCCGAAGGCCTCGCCGCCGACCAGGCGCGGTTCGGCCTGCCGCTCTGGGGGGGCGACAGCTCGTCCACGCCCGGTCCGGTGATGACGTCGATCACCATGATCGGCAGTGTCGAACCCGGGGCGGCGCTGCGGCGCGGTGGGGCGGTTGCGGGCGACGCGCTCTACGTCACCGGCACGATCGGCGATGCGGTGCTCGGGCTGCATGCCGCCCGTGGCGAGATCGCCGATCCGACCGGCCATTTCCGCGCGCGCCGCCTGCTGCCCGAGCCTCGCATCGGTCTTGCGCTCGCGGGTCTCGTTCATGCCGCGATCGATGTCTCCGACGGGCTGGTGCAGGATCTCGGCCATGTGTGCCGAGCATCGGGCTGCGGCGCGGTGATCGAGGCGGACCGCGTTCCGCTGTCGCCGGCGGCGCGGGCGGCGGGACCCGCCTGGCGGGAGACGATCCTCACCGGCGGCGACGATTACGAATTGCTGATCGCCGCCCCGGCGGGATCGGAACACGCGTTGCGGCAGGCCTGCGCCGGCACGCCGCTCACGCGGATCGGCCATTTCGTGGCGGGGGCGCCCGCGGTGACGGCGGTGGACAAGGATGGCCGGCCGGTCACGCTGGCGCGAACCGGCTGGCAACATTTCTGA
- the nusB gene encoding transcription antitermination factor NusB produces MKPAGSKARPRTLARAAAVQALYQCEHAGETAETVIDQFVRHRFGRMAGMLGVEEGEVPPPDVPLFSRIVRTATAQQDVVDPLIAGVLPEAWPMPRLDPVLRALLRAAGAELWMTDGPPARVVINEYLDVAHGFLEGDAVQMGNAVLDRIARTLREGEFTDPVRA; encoded by the coding sequence ATGAAACCGGCGGGAAGCAAGGCGCGGCCGCGCACGCTCGCCCGCGCCGCGGCGGTGCAGGCGCTCTACCAGTGCGAGCATGCCGGCGAGACGGCCGAAACCGTGATCGACCAGTTCGTCCGCCACCGTTTCGGGCGGATGGCGGGGATGCTCGGCGTCGAGGAAGGCGAGGTTCCGCCGCCCGATGTGCCGCTGTTCTCGCGCATCGTCCGCACCGCGACGGCGCAGCAGGACGTGGTCGACCCGCTGATCGCCGGCGTGCTGCCCGAAGCCTGGCCGATGCCGCGGCTCGATCCGGTGCTGCGAGCCCTGTTGCGCGCCGCCGGCGCCGAGCTTTGGATGACCGACGGGCCGCCGGCGCGGGTCGTCATCAACGAATATCTCGACGTGGCGCACGGCTTCCTCGAAGGCGATGCGGTGCAGATGGGCAACGCCGTGCTCGACCGGATTGCCCGCACGCTGCGCGAAGGCGAGTTCACCGACCCCGTCAGGGCATGA
- the ribH gene encoding 6,7-dimethyl-8-ribityllumazine synthase, with protein sequence MSTADAPEAEVPDVPGPAPRILLIRAPYYRQIVDGMTDAAVLLLGRANATVETVDVAGAFELPQALAIALRGRTRYDGYVALGCVVRGETDHYDFICDSAMNGLMQVAIDYAAPLGTALLTVDTLAQAEARSAETGSNKGAEAASACLRQIALARRLGAA encoded by the coding sequence ATGAGCACGGCCGATGCCCCTGAAGCCGAGGTGCCGGATGTGCCTGGCCCGGCGCCGCGCATCCTGCTGATCCGCGCGCCCTATTACCGGCAGATCGTCGACGGCATGACGGATGCGGCGGTGCTGCTCCTCGGCCGGGCGAATGCGACGGTCGAGACGGTCGACGTCGCCGGCGCGTTCGAGCTGCCGCAGGCGCTCGCCATCGCGCTGCGCGGGCGGACGCGCTACGATGGCTATGTGGCGCTCGGCTGCGTCGTGCGCGGCGAGACGGACCATTACGATTTCATCTGCGATTCGGCGATGAACGGGCTGATGCAGGTGGCGATCGACTATGCGGCGCCGCTCGGGACGGCGCTGCTGACCGTCGATACCCTGGCTCAGGCGGAGGCGCGCTCGGCCGAGACCGGATCGAACAAGGGGGCCGAGGCGGCATCGGCCTGTCTGCGGCAGATCGCCCTCGCGCGTCGTCTGGGGGCGGCATGA
- the ribB gene encoding 3,4-dihydroxy-2-butanone-4-phosphate synthase yields MDQLKTASLQQYLASAEEIIEEARAGRMFILVDDEDRENEGDLVIPAQFATPDAVNFMARHARGLICLALTRARCETLGLKLMAQSNGSRHETAFTVSIEAREGVTTGISAADRARTIAVAINPECGAADIVSPGHIFPLMARDGGTLVRTGHTEAAVDIARLAGLTPAGVICEIMNEDGTMARLPDLVSFAQYHNLKLGTIADLIAYRRRMEKLVRRAGDGMITDGAGHQWRSVVFENTIDQVEHVALIKGDIAADEPVLVRMHAISTIDDILGGDHIRDLRRAMAQIAQSGRGVVVLIREARPDAVSSRLRQIVGGARTGAVLRDYGVGAQILADLGVRDMVLLSNHKRAVVGLEGYGLNIVEQLPIEEPSKP; encoded by the coding sequence ATGGATCAGCTCAAGACCGCATCGCTGCAGCAATACCTCGCCTCGGCCGAGGAGATCATCGAGGAAGCGCGCGCCGGGCGGATGTTCATCCTGGTGGATGACGAGGACCGGGAAAACGAGGGCGACCTCGTGATCCCCGCCCAGTTCGCGACGCCCGACGCCGTGAATTTCATGGCCCGGCACGCGAGGGGGCTGATCTGCCTCGCGCTGACCCGCGCGCGCTGCGAGACGCTCGGGCTCAAGCTCATGGCGCAGTCGAACGGGTCGCGCCACGAAACCGCCTTCACGGTCTCGATCGAGGCGCGCGAGGGGGTGACCACCGGGATTTCCGCGGCCGACCGGGCGCGGACCATCGCGGTCGCCATCAATCCCGAATGCGGCGCCGCCGACATCGTCTCGCCCGGCCACATCTTTCCGCTGATGGCGCGGGACGGCGGCACGCTGGTCCGCACCGGCCATACCGAGGCGGCGGTGGACATTGCCCGCCTCGCCGGCCTCACGCCGGCCGGGGTGATCTGCGAGATCATGAACGAGGACGGGACGATGGCGCGGCTGCCGGACCTCGTCTCGTTCGCGCAGTACCATAATCTCAAGCTCGGGACGATCGCCGATCTGATCGCCTATCGCCGGCGGATGGAGAAGCTGGTCCGCCGCGCGGGCGATGGAATGATCACGGATGGCGCGGGGCATCAGTGGCGCAGCGTCGTCTTCGAGAACACGATCGACCAGGTCGAGCACGTCGCTCTCATCAAGGGCGACATTGCCGCCGACGAGCCCGTGCTGGTGCGGATGCACGCGATCAGCACGATCGACGACATTCTGGGCGGCGACCATATCCGCGACCTGCGCCGGGCGATGGCGCAGATCGCCCAGTCCGGGCGCGGGGTCGTCGTGCTCATCCGCGAGGCGCGGCCCGATGCGGTCTCCTCGCGGTTGCGGCAGATCGTCGGCGGGGCGCGCACCGGCGCCGTGCTGCGCGACTATGGCGTGGGCGCGCAGATCCTCGCGGATCTGGGCGTGCGTGACATGGTGCTGCTCTCGAACCACAAGCGCGCCGTGGTCGGGCTGGAAGGCTACGGGCTCAACATTGTCGAGCAACTGCCGATCGAGGAGCCTTCGAAGCCATGA
- a CDS encoding riboflavin synthase, which produces MFTGIITGVGDVRDVRPADSVSDTRLVIGVPAGNPDWAGIGEVALGASIACSGCCLTVVERGPDWFAVEVSGETLSKTTLGAWRTGTRINLERALRMGDELGGHVVSGHVDGLGEVVSTRPEGGSTRWRFRVSRDLARFIAPKGSVAVNGVSLTVNEVDGTEFGVNIIPHTETHTNFATLAVGDAVNIEIDMLARYVARLAEVA; this is translated from the coding sequence ATGTTCACCGGGATCATCACCGGGGTTGGCGATGTGCGCGACGTGCGCCCGGCGGACAGCGTCAGCGATACGCGTCTCGTCATCGGCGTGCCGGCGGGCAATCCCGACTGGGCCGGGATCGGCGAGGTCGCGCTCGGCGCCTCGATCGCCTGTTCGGGGTGCTGCCTCACGGTGGTCGAGCGCGGGCCGGACTGGTTCGCCGTCGAGGTTTCCGGCGAGACGCTGTCGAAGACCACGCTCGGCGCGTGGCGCACCGGCACCAGGATCAATCTCGAGCGCGCGCTGCGCATGGGCGACGAACTGGGCGGCCATGTCGTCTCCGGCCATGTCGACGGGCTGGGCGAGGTGGTGTCGACGCGGCCGGAGGGCGGCTCGACGCGCTGGCGTTTCCGGGTGTCGCGGGACCTGGCGCGCTTCATCGCGCCGAAGGGCAGCGTTGCGGTGAACGGTGTCTCGCTGACGGTGAACGAGGTTGACGGCACTGAATTCGGGGTGAACATCATCCCGCACACGGAAACGCACACCAATTTCGCCACGCTGGCGGTCGGCGATGCGGTGAATATCGAAATCGACATGCTGGCCCGCTATGTCGCGCGGCTGGCGGAGGTAGCCTGA
- the ribD gene encoding bifunctional diaminohydroxyphosphoribosylaminopyrimidine deaminase/5-amino-6-(5-phosphoribosylamino)uracil reductase RibD has translation MDDLAHMRTALALARRGLGETAPNPTVGCVIVRGGRVVGRGRTAQGGRPHAETEALAAAGDAARGATAYVTLEPCAHHGRTPPCADALVAAGIARVVVAMTDPDERTNGAGLSRLREAGLEVVEGIGGAEAAEINAGFCKCIREGRPLVTLKLATSLDGQIATRTGASQWITGAAARQAAHALRGTHDAVMVGVGTVLADDPELTCRLEGFRSTPVIRLIVDSHLRIPLDGRLVRGAADHPLWIVHRDGADPARRAALLDLGARLFEVPAAPVGIDLAAALAAVGEAGLTRVLAEGGGTLAAALIRADLVDRLEWFTAPVVIGDDGIGAVAGFGVEELGRAARFTRIDASVCGGDIRTRYRRD, from the coding sequence ATGGACGATCTCGCGCATATGCGGACGGCCCTCGCGCTCGCACGGCGCGGCCTGGGCGAGACCGCGCCGAATCCGACCGTCGGCTGCGTGATCGTGCGCGGCGGGCGGGTGGTCGGGCGTGGCCGCACGGCGCAAGGCGGGCGGCCGCATGCCGAAACCGAAGCCCTTGCCGCGGCGGGCGACGCGGCAAGGGGCGCCACCGCCTATGTCACGCTCGAACCCTGCGCCCATCACGGCCGGACGCCGCCCTGCGCCGATGCGCTGGTCGCGGCCGGCATCGCGCGCGTCGTCGTCGCCATGACCGACCCGGACGAGCGGACCAACGGCGCGGGCCTCTCCCGCCTGCGCGAGGCGGGACTCGAGGTGGTCGAGGGAATTGGCGGTGCCGAAGCCGCGGAAATCAATGCGGGGTTCTGCAAGTGCATCCGCGAGGGGCGGCCGCTGGTGACGCTGAAGCTCGCGACCTCGCTCGACGGGCAGATCGCGACGCGCACCGGCGCCAGCCAGTGGATCACCGGTGCGGCGGCCCGCCAGGCGGCGCACGCGTTGCGCGGGACGCATGACGCCGTGATGGTCGGCGTCGGCACCGTGCTGGCCGATGATCCGGAACTGACCTGCCGCCTCGAGGGCTTCCGCAGCACGCCGGTCATCCGCCTGATCGTCGATTCGCATTTGCGGATCCCGCTCGACGGGCGGCTGGTGCGCGGGGCCGCGGACCACCCCCTCTGGATCGTGCATCGCGACGGCGCCGACCCGGCCCGGCGCGCGGCGCTGCTCGATCTCGGCGCCCGGCTGTTCGAGGTTCCCGCCGCCCCGGTGGGGATCGACCTTGCGGCGGCGCTCGCGGCGGTGGGCGAGGCGGGGCTGACCCGCGTGCTGGCCGAGGGCGGCGGCACTCTTGCGGCGGCGCTGATCCGTGCCGATCTGGTGGACCGTCTGGAGTGGTTCACCGCCCCGGTCGTGATCGGCGATGACGGGATCGGCGCGGTGGCCGGCTTCGGTGTGGAGGAGTTGGGCCGGGCGGCGCGTTTCACGCGCATCGACGCGTCGGTTTGCGGCGGCGACATCCGCACGCGCTATCGGAGGGATTGA